In the Candidatus Dechloromonas phosphoritropha genome, GCGGGTGCATCGCAACCGCCAGCGCGGCGTGCAGGCCGGCCAGCGGACCGGCAAATCCGTGAATCCGGTCGGCCTCGACACGGAGACCAAACTCAGCGTAGCGTGCGCTGTTCTGGTTGGCATTGATCAGCAGTTCATCGACCTGCGGCGCGAGGCGCTCGATGACATGCGTGACCAGCGGTCTGCCATCGAGCAGTTGCAGACCCTTGTCCACGCCGCCCATGCGCCGGCCGAGTCCACCAGCCAGGATGACTCCGGTGATTTTCAGGCGCATCGGATCGGCTGCTCCTCGCCGGCGACGTAATACCAGCGCCCTTCCTCGCGAACGAAGTGGCTGAGTTCGTGCAGGCGATGGCCTCGACCGGCTATGCGGTAGCGGGCGATGAATTCGACGGTGGCGTGGGCTTCGTCCTGTTGCTGGTGGCTCTTGACTTCGAGGCCCAGCCATTTGGTGTCCATCGTTTCGGCGAGGTTCAGCGAAGATGGCCGGGTCGACGCATGCCAGGTCGACAGCAGGTAAGGCTCGAGTCCCAGGACATAGGCGCTGTAACGCGAGCACATCAACGCCGCGGCGCTCGCGGCATTTTCGGCGCCGGAATGAAGTCGACCGCAACAGTCCGCATATTGCTTATCCAGCCCGCGCCCCGAAGGAAGCACCCCTGGGGTGCAGGGGCAGGCGCTCACTTCTCGTCGGCGACCTCGCCGCCCAGCGCTTCGACGATCTGCGGCAGGAAGCGCGACAGTTCGCCGGTCATCAGCGCGAAGTCGGCGTCGAACTGCTCGTCGGCATGTTCGGCGCTTTTCTCGGCTTCCTCCTTGAGCAGGTCGAGGAAGGTGAGGCGCTTGATTTCGAGCTTCTCGCTGATGATGAAGGATATCCGGTCATCCCAGGTCAGCGCCAGGCGCGTCGGCAGCTTGCCGCTCACCAGATGCGCCTTGATCTCGTCGCCTTCCAGCGGGTGACGGACGTAGCGGACCGCTGCCTTTTCGTCGCCGGCGGCCATCAGTTCGCAGTCGCGGTCGATCGTGAACCCGGCCGGCGCCTCGCCGCTAGCCAACCAGTCGGCCATCGCCGCAGTTGGCGAAAGCTGCGTATGAAGCAGTGTCAGCGGGAAATCGTCGAGGCAGTGACGCAAATGCTCGATAGCCTCCTCGGCCTTGGCCGGGCTGCTGGCATCAACGCACAACCAGCCGTTTTGCGAATCGATCCAGACGAAGGTCATGCGGCGCCGGGTAAAGGCCCGCGGCATCAGTTCCTCGGTGATGCGCTCGCGCAACTCCTTCAGCTGCTTGCGGCCGGGTGCGTAGCCCTGCTGCGCCTCCATTGTCTCGGCCCGCTCCTGCACTTCTTCGTTGATCACCGCCGAAGGCAGCAGGCGTTGTTCGACAGAGAGCGCCAGCAGCCACTGGCGACCAAGCGAAAAGACCAGCGCGCCATCCTTGCGCGGCGCTACCCAGCCACGGCTGGCCGGTTGGTTGCTCGGGCATTTGACAAACGGGCCGCGCGCCAGTTGTTCTTCGAGTTTGGCCAGGTCGACGTTCCACGGTGTCGGCAGGCGGTATAGCTGCAGGTTCTTGAACCACATAATTGAATTTCCGAAGTGTTTGTATCCGGGTGCGGGCCGCACCATGCGGACTGAAAAGACCGAGATTTTAGCAGTCCGCCAGGCTCGCCGCATCGCCTTTGAATGCTAGACTTGCGCCATGCGTCCGGGTGTGCGTCTCGTTTTGCTGCTGATACTGTCGATTGCCCTGCGCGGGCTATCAGGGGCTGCCTATGCCCTGCCGTTACCGGCAATTCAGGCAGACTTTGCTGTGGCGCAATCATCCGTGATGGCTGATTGTCCGGACCACGCAGCGAACGATGCGACTTTGGCGCATGCACACCACCAGCTTGGCGACAAGGCCTGCCAGATCAGTTGCGACCTCGCCGTGTCACCCGCCTTGCCGGCCAAGCCGGCGCTGCTCGCCGACCCGACTCCGGGTGGAGTGATTCCGATCCGCTGCACGCTGGCGCTTGGCCCGGCACTGCCGCCCGACAACCCGCCCCCGATTCACTGATTCTCCCCTGCCTGTTTCAATCCGCCCGGCACCTGCCGGCGCGGCTTTACCCCTTGCATTGGAGAATCATCATGTCCATGACGCATTACATGCAGTTGCTGGCCACCAATCAGCCCTGGAACCTGATCTTGTTCATGGCGGTCCCGGTCATTCTTGCCGAAACCGTCGTCATCACCGAGTTGTTCATCCTCTTTTCGCGCCAGTTGCACGGCACGGTACGCAGCATCAACCGGACTGCGAGCATTGCCGGCGGCATCTACTTCGTCGGCGTCTTTGTTTATCTGCTGTTCACCGCCGTCATCCCGCTGACTCAGGGCGGCCTATGGCGTGGCCCGGCCGACCTGATCGCGGTTGGTGCCTACCTGCTCGGCGTCGTGCCCTTGCTCGGGCTGGCGCTGCTTGATCTCGGTGTTACCGGACGCGGCCTGAACGATGAACAGAGGCTGAAGTGGCACGCGATGTGGGCGGCGGTATTTCTGGTCGTCGCGCACGTCGCGATGATCTTCGGGATGCTCGACCCGAACGTGCTGCAACCCGGCGTCACCACGATGGAGCCGGGCACCATGCACGGCCACTAGATTGCCAGCTTAGCGCCTGAAGAAAATGACGTCCCAGACCCCGTGCCCGAGACGCAGGCCGCGGTTTTCGAACTTGGTCAGCGGCCGGTAGGTGGGACGCGGGGCGAAGCCGTTGGTCGAATTGACCAGTGACGGCTCGGCGGAAAGAACTTCCAGCATCTGCCCGGCGTACTCTTCCCAGTCGGTGGCGCAATGGAAATAGCCGCCCGGCTTCAGGCGCGCTGCGAGAAGTGCGACGAACGGCGGCTGGATCAGCCGGCGCTTGTTGTGGCGCGCCTTGTGCCACGGGTCGGGGAAGAAGATGTGTACACCGTCAAGTGAGCCTTCCGGCAACATGTCGCGCACGACTTCAACGGCGTCATGCTGGCAGATGCGCAGGTTGGTCAGTTCGCGCTCGACGATCTGCTTGCACAGCGCGCCGACGCCCGGCAAGTGCACTTCGACGCCGAGATAATCGTTGTCGCGGTTGTCAGCGGCAATCTGCGCCGTCGTTTCGCCCATGCCGGTGCCGATTTCGAGAATTTTCGGGGCATTTCGCCCGTAGACCGCAACAAGGTCAATCGGCTTTGCGACGTAGGCAATGCCAATCTTCGGCATCAGTTCCGCGTAGTGGCGTTGCTGCGCTTCCGACATGCGCCCGGCACGGCGCACGTAACTCTTGATGTGACCGTGATCCTCGCCGGCCCGGCCGGCGTTGTAGACGCCGTCGCTCACGAACCGATCAGTCCGCTGGTCGGCGACGACGGATCGGCGGAATAGAGCTTGCGCGGCATGCGCCCGGCCACATAAGCCTCGCGGCCGGCCTCAATGCCCTTTTTCATGGCGCTCGCCATCAGCACCGGATTCCTGGCGTGGGCGATGGCGGTATTCATCAGCACACCGTCGCAACCGAGTTCCATTGCGATGGTGGCGTCGGACGCGGTGCCGACGCCGGCATCGACGATGACCGGTACCTTGGCGCTGTCGATGATCAGGCGCAGGTTCCACGGGTTCAGGATGCCCATGCCGGAGCCAATCAGCGAGGCCAGAGGCATCACGGCGGCACAGCCGATCTCTTCGAGCATCTTGGCCTGGATCGGGTCGTCGGAGCAGTAGACCATGACCTGGAAACCATCCTTGAACAGCGTTTCCGTAGCCTTCAGCGTTTCCGGCATGTTCGGGAACAGGCTGGTCGGGTCGCCCAGCACTTCGAGCTTGCACAGCGGATGGCCGTCGAGCAGTTCGCGCGCCAGGCGCAGCGTGCGCACCGCGTCATCAGCCGTGTAGCAACCGGCGGTATTGGGCAGGATGGTGAATTGCGAGAGCGGCAGCGCGTCGAGCAGGTTGGGCTGGCTCGGGTCCTGGCCAATGTTGGTGCGACGGATCGCCACGGTGATGATCTCGGCACCCGAAGCATCAATGGCCGCCCGGGTTTCAGCGAAATCCTTGTACTTGCCGGTACCGACCAGCAGTCGGGAACGATACGCCTTGCCGGCGATAGTCAGTTGATGCATGAGTGTTCTCTCTTTGCTTAGCCGCCGCCGACGGCGACGACGATTTCAAGTTGGTCACCGGCCGCGAGCAGGGTTGCCGCGTGCTGGCTCTTGGGGACAATCTCGCCGTTGCGCTCGACGGCAATGCGTTTGCCCGTGTAGCCAAGCTGCTCGATGAGCGCGGCGACAGTCAGGGTTTCAGTAATCTGGCGTGTTCCGCCATTGATGATGATGTTTGGCATGAGACTATTTTAGCAAGTCGCGCGGCTTCCTCGGGACGCTCCTGAAAAGCCTGTCGTAGAGCCGGTTGGGAAGGACGCGCAGGAGTTTGGCGATGACACTCATCTGCCACGGAATCACCGTATAGCTCATGCCGCGTTCGATGACCCGCACAAAACGCCGGGCGGCCTCGTCCGCCTCGAGCAAAAAGGGCATTTTGTAGCGGTTGACCGCAGTCAGGGGTGTCTTGATGAAGCCGGGCGCGATGGTCACCACCTTGATTCCACAGGGCTGCATCTCGAGACGCAAGCTTTCGAGGTAGCTGATCGTCGCCGCCTTCGAGGCCGAATAGGCCTCGGCGCCCGGCAGTCCGCGAATCCCGGCGACCGACGCGATGCCGACCAGGCGCCTGTCGCCGCCGCCCGCCCGCATCGCCGCGATGAACGGCGCGAAGGTCGCGGCCATGCCGAAAACGTTGATGTCCATGATCCGGCGAAATGTATCGAGATCTTCCGCGTGTTCGGTCAGCGTTCCGGCCGATACTCCAGCGTTGGCGATGACGATATCGGCGACGCCGAAGCGGGCAATGAAGTCCGCGGCCGCCGCGCGCAGGGCCGGCGCATCACGGACGTCGAGCGAGTAGGTGGCATGCCTGCCACCCAGACGCTGATTCAGTGCCTCGAGCAAAGCGGCCCGCCGCGCCGCCAAGCCAAGGGTCGCCCCCTGGCCCGCGTAGTAAACGGCAAGCGCCTCGCCGATACCCGACGAGGCGCCCGTGATGAATACCTTCAACGCCAACTATTTCTTGCCGGCCTTCTCGCCGCGCGCCTTGGCGATCAACTTGTCGGTGGTGGCCAGCACCTCGTTGAAGCCGCTGCCGCCGACCAGGTACTTGCCGTCAACCGCCACCGCCGGCACGCCCTGGATCTTGTAGGCCTGCGCCAACTGGTCGCCGCGCTTGACCTTGCTCATGACGCCAAACGAATTGAAGGCTTCGGTGAATTTCTTCTGATCGACACCCTTCTTGGCGACCCATTCGACGATCGACTTTTCCTCGAACAGGTTGAGGCGATCGTTATGGATCGCCTTGAACACTTCGCCGTCGAGACGGGCCAGGTCGCCGGTCGCTTCCAGCGAATAGTAGATCCTCGCGAGATTTGCCCAGGCAGCACGGCCAAAGGTGATAGGCACCCGCTTGAAGACGACATCACCCGGCAGTTTGGCCGCCCAGGTGGAAATCTGCGGATGGAAATCGCTGCAGTGCGGGCACCCGTAGCTGAAGAATTCGAGCACCTCGATCTTCGCTGGATCGTCAGTCGGCTGGGCTGGCGAAACCGGAGTGTAATCCTTGCCGGCAGTCTGAGCCAAGGCAGGAACGCCGACAGCCAGCGCGGCGGCGACGGTAACACCGAGAAAAGTACGACGGGCAAATTGCATTGTTTACTCCTTGCTCTTGACAACCTGGGCTTCGATACCGTCTCTGGCCAGTTCGGCGCGGACCTTGTTCAGTTCATCGCTCTTGGTGTACGGGCCGACCCGGACGCGGTAGTAGGTCTTGTCCTGCACCATCACCTGTTGCACGACGGCCTCCACTCCCATGAACGCAAGTT is a window encoding:
- the trmB gene encoding tRNA (guanosine(46)-N7)-methyltransferase TrmB, with product MSDGVYNAGRAGEDHGHIKSYVRRAGRMSEAQQRHYAELMPKIGIAYVAKPIDLVAVYGRNAPKILEIGTGMGETTAQIAADNRDNDYLGVEVHLPGVGALCKQIVERELTNLRICQHDAVEVVRDMLPEGSLDGVHIFFPDPWHKARHNKRRLIQPPFVALLAARLKPGGYFHCATDWEEYAGQMLEVLSAEPSLVNSTNGFAPRPTYRPLTKFENRGLRLGHGVWDVIFFRR
- a CDS encoding zinc chelation protein SecC, which translates into the protein MCSRYSAYVLGLEPYLLSTWHASTRPSSLNLAETMDTKWLGLEVKSHQQQDEAHATVEFIARYRIAGRGHRLHELSHFVREEGRWYYVAGEEQPIRCA
- a CDS encoding thiazole synthase, whose product is MHQLTIAGKAYRSRLLVGTGKYKDFAETRAAIDASGAEIITVAIRRTNIGQDPSQPNLLDALPLSQFTILPNTAGCYTADDAVRTLRLARELLDGHPLCKLEVLGDPTSLFPNMPETLKATETLFKDGFQVMVYCSDDPIQAKMLEEIGCAAVMPLASLIGSGMGILNPWNLRLIIDSAKVPVIVDAGVGTASDATIAMELGCDGVLMNTAIAHARNPVLMASAMKKGIEAGREAYVAGRMPRKLYSADPSSPTSGLIGS
- a CDS encoding thiol:disulfide interchange protein DsbA/DsbL, which gives rise to MQFARRTFLGVTVAAALAVGVPALAQTAGKDYTPVSPAQPTDDPAKIEVLEFFSYGCPHCSDFHPQISTWAAKLPGDVVFKRVPITFGRAAWANLARIYYSLEATGDLARLDGEVFKAIHNDRLNLFEEKSIVEWVAKKGVDQKKFTEAFNSFGVMSKVKRGDQLAQAYKIQGVPAVAVDGKYLVGGSGFNEVLATTDKLIAKARGEKAGKK
- a CDS encoding SDR family oxidoreductase, which encodes MTGASSGIGEALAVYYAGQGATLGLAARRAALLEALNQRLGGRHATYSLDVRDAPALRAAAADFIARFGVADIVIANAGVSAGTLTEHAEDLDTFRRIMDINVFGMAATFAPFIAAMRAGGGDRRLVGIASVAGIRGLPGAEAYSASKAATISYLESLRLEMQPCGIKVVTIAPGFIKTPLTAVNRYKMPFLLEADEAARRFVRVIERGMSYTVIPWQMSVIAKLLRVLPNRLYDRLFRSVPRKPRDLLK
- a CDS encoding permease, coding for MSMTHYMQLLATNQPWNLILFMAVPVILAETVVITELFILFSRQLHGTVRSINRTASIAGGIYFVGVFVYLLFTAVIPLTQGGLWRGPADLIAVGAYLLGVVPLLGLALLDLGVTGRGLNDEQRLKWHAMWAAVFLVVAHVAMIFGMLDPNVLQPGVTTMEPGTMHGH
- a CDS encoding recombination-associated protein RdgC, whose product is MWFKNLQLYRLPTPWNVDLAKLEEQLARGPFVKCPSNQPASRGWVAPRKDGALVFSLGRQWLLALSVEQRLLPSAVINEEVQERAETMEAQQGYAPGRKQLKELRERITEELMPRAFTRRRMTFVWIDSQNGWLCVDASSPAKAEEAIEHLRHCLDDFPLTLLHTQLSPTAAMADWLASGEAPAGFTIDRDCELMAAGDEKAAVRYVRHPLEGDEIKAHLVSGKLPTRLALTWDDRISFIISEKLEIKRLTFLDLLKEEAEKSAEHADEQFDADFALMTGELSRFLPQIVEALGGEVADEK
- the thiS gene encoding sulfur carrier protein ThiS, translated to MPNIIINGGTRQITETLTVAALIEQLGYTGKRIAVERNGEIVPKSQHAATLLAAGDQLEIVVAVGGG